The genome window acgactggttagtgcgtctgcctcacagttctgaggaccagggttcgattcctggtcccacctgtgtggagtttgcatgttctccccgtgactgtgtgtgttttctccgggtactctggtttcctcccacatcccaaaaacatgcccgctaggttcattgaagactctaaattgcctgtaggcgtaaatgagagtgcgaatggttgtttgtttagatgtacATTCAATGTAATAACTAATTAACTCTGGGATCTCTATGATCAgtgaaactcattttacaaaaaagatTGCATTTAAATTTTGATGAGTCTTAGAAGATAAactttgaaatttgttttaaaaaatcattttaattgatttagtTGTAAAACCCTTCATAATAAATTACTAAAATTATTCTTTAAAGGGTGTATGGACACGCAATATTAACAGATTAATATCATGTTTTTTATTGCAGTGTGTTGCTGTGTTACGGTAGTGACACATTTCAGGAGCGAAATGACATAATATTCAAGCcaaatattctttttaaaacattaaacattgGTAATGGATCCATCTGTCTACCACTAGAGGGCAATAACGTTTAAACTGTGTGGCCAAAatgaaacagaagaaaaaatacCTTGTCGCACTTTAGTGACGACTGTATCTGTGACCGTGAGCATTTTGACATGTTTTGAAGGAACACAACGTGGAAGCTATAATGAATTTGGCTGCATTGTTACACAGTTTAAGATGCTCCTTGCTACACATTGAGAACAGACTCATGCAGGCGGCAGGAATAGAACGACAGCTGGGTGAGTTTATTCCGCGACACAGTAACGTGTTAATATTCTCTGACCGCGTGATGTCTTTCAAAGTATGGCCGGCCAATGATGCGAAATGTCTCTGTGTGCAGTTCCAGCCCTAGCAGTTAATGGTCCGAGTCTGCTGCCGCCTGTCGAGCAACAGCAACTGGAGGAGGGGCAGAGCTTGAAGCGACCTCCCGGCGTTCTGGACAGCATTTTCTGGATGGCAGCACCAAAGAAGAGGCGCACCATCGAGGTCAACCGAACAAGGAGGAGGGCTGAGAGCAAACTTATCAAAGTCAAGGTACACTAAACGTAACCGCCCACTTATGATACTGAATTCAATGTCacgtttaaaacaaacatttgcttaaAAATACCGGCAGCCAGTGTTTATCTCCTTGGGCCACAGCACATGTTTTTATACTGTAATAtaaacatacatccatccacttCATTATACAGCTTGGGCCCATTCGAGTTGCGGTTTGcgaagtacaccctggacttgcaGGTCACAACCATTAACGATCAAattcaaacctatggacaatttaaaatcttaaattaaccaaattgtcatgttttgggaatgtgtgaggaagcccCACCCAACCATAGGGAGCCCAAACTCCTCACAGGGAGGCTGTAGCCAAGATTCAAatcctgaacctcagaactgtgaggctgacatgctaaccactagaccCACTGTGCTGCCTAAAAGATAAAAGTGTCCGATActaatatttcatgtttctaGAGCAGTAACTGTATGTGTAATCACTCCACTAGTTGAAGTCATCAATATGGAATTGTGAATCAATGTACATAAACACGAACAACAACATTAGGTACTCCTGTACAATCTAATGATCTCCAATACACGAGCTATATGAAATCAATCTGTTGtaacaaagacaataatgctAATTTTTGGGTAAGTAATAATTacactgtttgttgttgtggatGCAGTTAGAGAAGCGTATAGCTACACTGCATAGGCAAGGTAAGTATTAGAAGAAACAATGTTAGTAGTacaataacaaacatttttaatatgcGGTTGCCACTGTAAGTGTAAACTGTAAAAGAtctcttatttttaaatacataattttgGATCCAGTTCTTGTATTGGAAGTCATTAGATGGTGTAGGTGTCCAGAGTGAGTGACCAGTAATTGTATCCATGACTAAAACATTGACCTCTCCTTCAGCTAAACATCGAGCCGTGTCCAGAGTGCGGCCACTTGAAGCAGAAGCACATCCTGTGTGGCTTCTGTTATGCTAAAGTGTGCAAGGAGACCGCTCTAATCCGTCATCAAATTAAAGCAATGGAGGGTGGTCCTCTCGGGGCCCCTACTGTGGAGACCGTTGTCTTGTATGTGGATGAGACGCCAAGCGAGTTGGACAAAGACAAGAGAATAGTGGAGAGACCCAGGAAGCGTCCAGCCTGGTTTGGCCAGTAATCCCTCATGTAGTCTGGTTGTATGCAGAACACACCTTCATTTTATTGCAGACTGACTGATCTGTCTGTTGTCTATAATTGcagcttgttttgtttctgcaggcACAAGGCTGAGCAACATTTGGTTTGTTTATGCTGGTCTATGTGTGTACAGCAGTGActgaattattttgtgttttttaataaatttattATGTgggaaaaaagcaacaaatCCATCAGTTCATCATCCATCTTTTTGtatatagttttatttattatgatcACAGGtgaagtgagctggagcctattccaactGATTTGGgcgagtacaccctggactggttgcgagccaatcgcaggtcacgtATACTGTAGACAAGCAAACATTAACACTTAGATTCATACTTTTATGGCcatttttgagtcttcaatgaagaagcacggaatttagggatttcatcatctacagtacataatatcaaaagattcatagaatctggagaaattgctGCACTTCAGCAGCCAGGCCGAAAACCATCATgaaatgcctgtgaccttcgatccctcacgcGGTACCATACCTTActaaaccaacttttttttagtatttgcgatggtatattggctctatggtgccttagtaaacatccatccatccatatttttttttaccgcttatcctcactcgggtcgctggagcctatcccatatggacaaagtggatacaaaactggatcAAACAGAAATACGTGCTCATCATTATTGGCCcccatgaagtttaagtacAAAATATGGAATATGTGAAGAAAATCAATCAAGTGAGACAACATTTTTCTGGAGAGAACTTGTTtttgatacaaaagagaaaattatattttattgacagatgaaacaaaaagagCTTTTTagaaatgcacacaaacagtatgtttactaCAGCACAATGAAGCCTTTAGGGAAAAGATCACTatcaacagtcaagcatggtccataatgctgtggggtTGCTTTGGTgcatctggtactggaggccttaactgtatcacaggtatcatgaaatcagaaaattatcaATTAGAGCGAATTGTCTTACTCAGTGgtaagaaaacttggtttgaggcgAAGATCAAGGGTgctccagcaagacaaagacccaaagtaCACATtcaaaagcacacaggaatagttgaaaaggggaaaaaaaagacttttaaaatggccagcaatgagtcctgatctcagTCCAATCGAACATCTTTGGGGGAACTGAAATCTGCCACtggggaaaagaaccctgcaaatgtttAAGACCTTGAAaaaattgcaaaggaagagtgggaggaAATAgcacctgagaagtgcaaaaagcttatacactgaacaaaaatataaatgtcacacttttgtttttgctcccatatTTCGTGAtgtggactcaaagatctaaaactttttctacatacacaaatgGCCagttccctcaaatattgttcacaaatctgtctaaatttgtgttagtgagcatttctcctttgtcgagataatcaatcacacctcacaggtgtggcatatcgagatgctgattagacagcatgattattgcacaggtgtgcctcaggctggccacaataaaaggccactctgaaatgtggagttttgctttattgtggacGTCTGGGGGGGTcggaaaaccagtcagtatctggtgtgaccaccatttgcctcacgcagtgcaacacatcttcGTATAGAGTTGATCAAGTTGTTGATTGTGGcttgtggaatgttggtccactcctcttcaatggctgtgcgaagttgctggatattggcaggaactggaacacgccGTTGTTTACGCCGTTCCAGAgaatcccaaacatgctcaatgggtgacatgtctGGGGAGTATGCTGGACATGCAAGAACTGGAATCTTTTCatcttccaggaattgtgtacgGATCCTTGCCACATAGGGCCGTGCatatcatgctgcaacatgaggtgatggtcacgcctgcccataccataatcccaccaccaccatgggccactcgatccacaacgttgacatcagcaaaccacTCACCCACACGACATTACACAAGCTGTCTGCCATCTGtcctgaacagtgaaaaccgggattcatACGCCAAGAGAACACCTTTCCAACGTGCCAgacgccatcgaatgtgagcattcgcccactcaagtcGGTTTCGACGACGAACTccagtcaggtcgagaccccgatgaggacgacgagcatgcagatgagcttccctgagagggtttctgacagtttgtgcagaaattctttggttatgcaaaccgattgttaCAGCAGCTTTCCAGGTGGTCTCAGACGAttttggaggtgaacatgctggatgtggaggtcttgggctggtgtggttacatgtggtctgcggttgtgaggccagttggatgtactgccaaattgtctgaaatgcCTTTGGAGAtggcttatggtagagaaattaACATACAATTCACAGGCAatagctctggtggacattcctgcagtcagcatgccaattgcacgctccctcagaacttgtcacatctgtggcattgtgctgtgtgataaaattGTACATTTCAAAGTGGCCATCttatggcacacctgtgcaataaggatgctgtctaatcagcatcttgacatgccacacctgtgaggtgggatggattatctcgacaaagtagaaatgctcacatgggctcaggaacacttcagaaaaacattgtCAATTAACACAGTTACACTACATTTagaaatgcaagttaaaactctaccatgcaaagatATATATCAGCAACACCCATAaatgccgccagcttctctgggcccaagttTATCTGAGATAGACTGACGCGAAgcggaaaagtgtgctgtggtctgatgggtccacatttcaaattgtttttggtaatCATGgaccaggccaaagaggaaaagaaccatctggattGGAATTGTGCTTTGTATGCGGACATAAAAAATGAGGACggattttccccccccccaagaaggATAAAGTGATTTCTCTAAAATAGGGCTCATGGTGTACACTGTTTTATATACATCATACTACTTACTGTATTACACTCTAAGGCAAACTAGTAACAGGGGAGCGCTCAACTCTTGCAGGTAGTGTTGACAActaagaaaatagaaaaaaaacacagatacTCCAATATATCAAACTCCCACACAACGGCTTTATTGTGTGCAATATCTATGCATCTGAACATAAAATCAAGCACTCACCACAATATTGTTAGAACTAAAACGTAATTGTCATAGTGTTATAAGAAAATACcaattttctttgtatgtagATTCAAGTGTTACTTCAGCCATCGTGATTACCAAACACCTCTTTGTGCCCACCTCTGATACTTGTTCAATTGATCAATTAGAGGCATCACTTTATGTGAAGTGTCATGAATGGCAGTTTATCAGGCTCTTAAACAGAGATTAACTTTATGAGATTGAGCTGGAGACGAATAAGCATCAGGACATTGCACTCAATTTCAAGATAAAATAACTCAGTCAGGCAGTATCAAACCAAATGTCGATATACAAGTTCATCACACGAAGATGAACAAAGGTCCAGTAAATAACGTTAGATTCCATGGTATGCACAGAAAGTTAGATAGATGACACACATTCTGACAAAAGATTTCAAAAGAATATACTTCGATTTTAAGCTTTGATTGTGTATCCAATGTGGATGTACCTCATAGTTTAAGCTAATGAGTCTTATTTGGGGCATCTTAAATTAAGGAAGAACTaatttgcagcatttttaaaattgtgacaaAAGGTCTTTCCAAACATTGAGATCAGAACTTCATGCATCTTCCATTTGTGACCCACAAGTCAAAGGAAAATGATTGCCTCATCTTGTCATCATTTTGTTTGCGGCTCAACGTCTTCCCCTCGAATGGCCGCCTCGGTTCTCTTGTGTTTCTGAACAGTGACCTGCAACTGCCAGTACTTCAGATACAGCCACATGAGACTTCCGTTCTTTCTCTTGTCCATGTTCATCAAGTTTGCACAGTGCTTATCCCTATTAAAAATATCTTTAAGATCAGCCTCTAGATTAAGTTCATCCGTGACAGGTTCTTTGACCGCCTTCAGTAGCATGTTTCTCTCCATCTCCAGGCGCTTGTCTCGAGGGAGGAATAGAGAACAGTAGGCATTCTGACGCTCCACAAGTTGAGCCTCAAGCTCTCGCAGTGTGCCGTTGGCTCTCTGGAACCACTCATTCTGTTGCTCCATGGCTTGATGCAGCACAGCCCTTCCAGCTCCAGACTTGACATATCTTTGTTTCTCTTCCTCCAACCACTCACGCTCCTGGTGAAGATGATGACAGTGTTTGGTGTATGAgagatacacacatacacatttacaAGAGGTAGCCATTGACTACTTCACACTTGTCGTTCAAATATcactttatgtacagtacatgcaatGGGTGCAATTTGATCATTAGCCAAACTATGTCTGCCTTTGCTAGGTGGCGATGATGCTCCTTTTAGCTCGTTTAGCATAGAAGTTAGCGTTGTGCTAATAGAGATAACTACAGCTCTGTACAATCTGTATCTTGGGGAAGAAAGGGGCTCTTGTCTTGACTTTTGTGGTTATAGTGACACCTAAATTAAGATTACGGtgtttaaatactttttaagaGCCTGGTTTTGATTGAAGGCAACACAATAACCTaggggttagcacatctgcctcacagttctagggttctgggttcgaatcccggctctggccttcctgtttgtggagtttgcatgtctccctgtgcttgtatgGGTATTCTCCAAATAGCCCAGCTTTCTCCCATAGTCCAAAAATATGCACGCAAGgctaattgaagattctaaattacCTACTGTATAGGGGTGAATgattatctatatgtgccctgctgcaattggcttgcgaccagtccagggtctaccTCATTTCTCGCCGAaggtcagctggaataggctccagctgacctgtgaccctaatgagaacaagtgctatagaaaatggatggttttgATCGATTTAATACAATAGGTCCGTTTCCGTCAAGGCACGTAAATGTGCAGTCTGTGCGAGTAAGACGAGAGGTTACCTGCTGTAAACGTTTCCGTTCTTCTACCAGAAGATGGCTCTGGGAGATCATGGCCTGTCTGTACCCTTTCACCCTCTGTCTCTCCTTCTCCAGCTCCAGTTCCAAGGCAGCCACGGCTCGGCGCCTCTCTGTTAACGTCTCCTCATATCGTGACTCCAACTCACTTTTTACCAAGAACACATCCTTGTTATACTTGGCTTTGACCTTCTCGATCTCTCTCTGAGACTCCCGGGTCCAGATCCAACCTGAGTAGAGAACAGGTGTTTTTAAGTCTTGATCTTGAAGCTTCATTCATTCTTCATTTTAAGATTAAGAGCTCCTGCGTTGATGTAATTGCTCATCTCCAAAGATTGagtcaaaaatacacaagtgtACCAAAACATCACTGAGAAATGATATTTACGTGCAGGTTTTCTACAAacttctcagaatcagaataatctttaatGGCCAAGTAAATAAAGTCTCTTAATATGAAAACGCTAATGTTATGACTTAATGCAGCCATATGACTGATAGTGACAGTGATAGTAAATTATTGTAATATCAGATTTGCTCTCTTGTACAATAGAAGTACTGTAGAAGTTTGTAAAATTAGAAATGGACCAAACTTTGGAGCAAAATTACACCACTAAAGTCACACAAATATCAACAACTTTCATCAAGCATCATCGACTTTATCTCAGTGAGCATCTAGCTTTAACTTTACAAGTGTATTTTGCTCATTTTTGGCATTTTAGTGTGTTTTTTGAGGGAGTCACTGACAGTGTCGTGGTTCATTCGCTTGACTTGACTGCCGGTGGAAAAGCGCGTGTTCAGTTCCCACTACGATGTGAATGCGAGTGTCGATGGTTCTTTGCTTCGATATGCGCCCTATGTTTGACAGGTGCCCAATCCAGGGCGTCTACcgtttgcctgaagtcagctgggataggctcttaGAACCATGAACATGATAAGGattaagcatttaaaaaataaaaacataaatatggaTCAATGTTTCTTAGGATGCCACACAGAAAGTgattttaaaagtgaaaaagtgtgatGCTAACCAACCAAACAGAGAAAATGGAATGCAATATGTAAGTAGCAGTTCACAGTGACAAGAATGGCTGCTTAGGACAATATAGCAACAGCTACACTAAGTTGACatcaataataaaagaaaaagaacagtgCACTGTGCAAAGAGACTCGTCTACCAGGCACACAGTGATCGCCGTCTGCATGTTCGTCACACGTCATGATGGTGCACACACAATATTTTGTAGtttgtgtaatattttgttagttttgatACAGGACAATTCAGGACGTTGTTCCGGGTGGCAAAAGTCGAAGCGTTCTCCGATGGCACCAATGGTGAACAAACCATTACATGTCATTTGATCAAGGCAGAGAACTGCAAAAAATAGGGTAAGTGGCTTGAATGACTTTCTTCTCTGCTTCCACTGAATTTATTTTGATTCTTTTgaaggggagagaaaaaaaacaacaacaacaaaaactacattttgggGTACATCTGTTTTTTATCATCATTTTAGTTTAGCTCAGCAGTAGTCACTCACGTTCTGCCATCCAGAAGTATTCTGACACCTACTGTTTACAAACATTGTAAAACAGTATTTAATTTCAATCCCACCATTCTTATCTGGCACTCTAACATTGAACACGTGCTTGTTTAACTTACGAAATGCAGCCAGTCCCAGCATAGGCACCAGCAGAGCATAGTTCCACTGGTTGCCATCTGCGCCTCCCTCCCCCCTTTCTCTTGGGTCTGGTTGAATGTTCCATCTTGGAGGGTCATTCAGGTTGTTCATGGAGGCTGCTGTTAcaccacacaaacaaatcaaaacattatcattaacaTTATCTTGTGGTGTTCTGTTCCAAGTTTCAAGTAGAATGGCTTATACAATCGACATTTACTCTCATTGTCAAAGAATGCAAAGGTTCTCACACTCTGTCTGCCCatgtagaagtacagatacttgtgtgtaaaaatatatatatataaaactaggAAAAGTAGAGGTCATGATTCAACTCCTGTCCTTAAGTATtagtaaaaagtacagattcTGAAATATACTTCattgcaaaagtaaaaaaaaaaaaatttttttgtttacagtcaGTTATATATGCGTTTTAATAACTTGGCACaacgaaaaagaaaagaaaaagaactgaacacAAAAGACTTATCCTCTTTTAATAACTGACATAATGCTCctactgagaagaagaagaaaaaaaaatcacattacatgTTGTTTAAGAGCGAGCTAACATTGGCTGGACTTTTATGGtatcaaaacaatgtgttgCCATAGCTCTGCTAATATTGGGAACCGAGCAACAAAAAGGCTGAGAAAGCTAATAATGACTGAAAAAAACCATCTTGTGTTTTTTCAGATtccagtgaacccccgctattcaAGGGAGATGGGGACTGAGCCCAGCCCCAAATAGCAAAACTCTGCGATAGATTGAGGCCCACTAAAGGGaatttgtaattgcctatgTGCCATAAGATGGCGGCAAATAACTTAATACAGAGACTGGTATTCAgttagaatttatttatttactgtgttCTGTAACAACACACAAAGAATAGTCAGCAAGGtatcaacaccatgcatctagaAAATACACCATTATGAACCTATGTTACATAAACGGCTATATTCAGCAGTTCAATTTTTCAACACAAATAAATGAGGTTCAATAATTGTATTATCTACCATAATAGCCTGAATAATGTGTTAGCACAAACTgacatgacatcacacatgggggaaaaaataagtacattagCGCTTTACACAAACATTATAAGTCATATAAATGTTGAGAaatacaggcaaattgtaaGGGCAAAGTAAACTACATGGTCAGCATTGTGAGAGAAGCAAATACAATTTTCACTTTAAATTTGACTGTTCCATTGCACGAGGTAAACTCAAGGACtgccaacaaaacaggacagCTCAAATGCAGACGAAAAACCCCCACCAATTAATCAAACCCAACAAGAACAATACAAGACGGCACCAAAGTAACACTTTTACTGCTTTGGCCTaagcataaaaacagcaaataggttaGTTTTCAGAGAATGACAAAGGATAGATTCCCCCAAAAATCTTCAAATAggcaaatttgcaaatgccgagATAATTCTTGTAGCCGACATCAATTCTTAAATATTTTGCTGCTCCGAATCTGTTGCCATTGTCGATAATGCTCCCTGTTCAAGTTCTTCCATGTCACTGTTGTCCCTGTTTTTTCTGCCTTATACATACCCAAGTTCTCAATCACTCCATCAAGATCTCAAATGCGCTCTACTTTGATcgaaataagtttttttttacgttGTATCGTTATCCGCGACGgtagaaaaaagtaaaaagcctattttgacagagtcaggagtagaaagtacacgtttcaaatgtagggagttaAAGTAAAAGGTTATCAGAAatataaataagtaaattacATCTACTAAAATAGAATAATGCAGTATTTGTATTTCGGTATAGTACGTAGGGCTATGCACAAATGGGTGGTGACTCGAGTTGGTATTCaagtctgcagaaaaaaaacaaatgccaaATCAGACTTTTTGGATTCGAATCACAACGGATAAAAGAGTAACATACTACTAAGAGCTGCTATGCCACATTTACTTCAAAATATTTCCCAATTTTTAGTCTTCGTTTACAGCCGACAGAATTTGGACTTGCCACCCATAGTTTCTGCACATGTGCACAGTTATAGCTATAATATCGCCCTCCACGAGATCTCTGTAGAAGTTGTCCATTACCCTAGTTTTGAGGAGCTGCACGGATATTCATGGCAGCGCCCCAATGGGAGAGAGTTGATCCAACACAGCAAGAAAGATAACGAGATAGCCAGCAGCAGGCTAAGTAGCCAGCCAGCTAGCTAGACAGGCGGCAGCTGGTCCAAGACAGCAAGGATTTACGGTACCGACAGGCGCATTTGCCCAACCAACCAACCTATATTTGGCCATGGTACGGCGAGGGACTCTGGTTAAcgtaagccattttaaagtaaaaagaaaaacctttctAGAGGGAGAAGCGACAGCCAAAACGTTCCTGCGTACTTTCTTTTTGGTTCAATCGATTTGAAATGTTattatatttttcacttttcagcTGTTGGACTGTTATTTTGAAATAGTACGAGGAACGATTCGATTGTGATTTAGATGTTATTTCGTTACTGTCAATACAAATGGCGAATGAGGATTTCGAGGGCAAGTCCGAGTCCTAGTTATAGGGCTGTAACGATCGAATAATTTTAGAATCTATCTTTCTATCGATCATTCCATCGATTAATCggacaaaacaacattttgcatTCAAgcttattgcaaaatatttttttcaaatactgttgattgaagactaaattgccgataggtgtgaatgtgagtgcgaatgattctttgtttgtatttgtatttgtatgcgattggctggcgaccagttcagggtgtaccccgcctctcgcccgaagatagctgggttaggctcccgcacgcccgtgaccctagtgaggataatcggtacagaaaatggatggatggatgtttattaaCTGATTATGATAATGATCGAACAAAACTacataaacaacaattaagcaatatcacacaagAGCGAGGGATGATGTACTCTACCTTTtagaaactgagagctacttcttgggtactgattaatgtaaTGGGCTCgtttgatatacacttctgaggctgACTTCAGGTTCAATTATATGTCAATTACAGTTTATGAATACTACAGCTGCAACTAACAATCATTTCCGTATTAAAGTAGTATTTTCCCCccccataaattgattatgataaaagcggcacgctggacgactggttagcacgtctgcctcacagttctgaggacccgggttcaaattcggtctcgcctgtgtggagtttgcatgttctccccgtgccggcgtgggttttctccggctactgaggtttcctcccacatcccaaaaacatgcatgcaaggttgattgaagactcgaaattgcccgtaggcgtgaatgtgagtgcgaatggttgtttgtttatatgtgtcctgtgattggctggcgaccagttcagagtgtaccccgcctctcgcccagagtcagctgggagaggctccagcacgcccgcgaccctagtgaggataaggggtacagaaaataaattaatgaatgattATGATTGaattactggtttggtccataacatggcagaaaataggcaaacaacttgatcattgttttccaaagtaaaagatgtttgcaaatgtcttattttaatcatcagtctgctttcatgaaggactcCAGAAATCTGATAACAtatactgttgagaggctgatatcagagaatttggacaattgtaagttaaacaatggctctaagCGATTAATTTATTATGAAAATGGTTGTCGATCAGTTTGTTGATCGAGTACTCCATTTATTGTGACACCTCTACTTCGTTACTTCGCACCACTGCTAATCGTGTTATACTAAACGACCACGAAGTCAGTGGTTCATTACACACTCGATTACCACTTCAGGTGAGAAGTCCCAATAACTTCTAAACACGCCAACAGAAGACGTTCAAACATCTGAATCAATGGGTGAGATGTACCCATCATCTTAATTAACTCAAATAGCCGCAACACAACATTTGCACCATGCTCGCAAGGTTGACAGCCCAGCTAACCACAAACAAGGCTAggtaaaagctaaaaaaaaaactagctaACATGGTAGCCTACGTGCTCATACACGTTAGTGTATTTCACAAATGCATCCAACGGTGTTTTGTGGGTTCGACAACTCAACGTGTGTCTGTTCAAAAGTACTGCCTTGTGCTGTTGTGTCTCACCTTCAAAGGAAAGTCTGGGTCACTGATACATTTGTTCCGGGACCACACACCCTTGTTATACAATGTTAACTCGTAGACTGTCCGTGACTGTTGAcaccaactgtttttttttttttttttttgagtagtGTTATTAAACATTTTCCATTAATTGACACAATGAACACAAGTATACGAGTGTTtcaaataatttacattttgaaatattcatGTAGTAAAATTAGTCCCAACAAAAGATCGAAGAGGGGTACATTAACACTTTAAATATCATTTCACCCCTGTTTATCGCCGGGTGGTTCATTCCAGTGCAACGAAATACGTCAGGCTCCAGCTCCGGTCTGGACTGGAGTGTCGTCAAGTGTTGTTACGTTCGtgaacgtttcgttcagaagaacgaatctttttagtgaacgaaccgaaccgaatcagtttat of Phycodurus eques isolate BA_2022a chromosome 4, UOR_Pequ_1.1, whole genome shotgun sequence contains these proteins:
- the mrpl32 gene encoding 39S ribosomal protein L32, mitochondrial, with product MNLAALLHSLRCSLLHIENRLMQAAGIERQLVPALAVNGPSLLPPVEQQQLEEGQSLKRPPGVLDSIFWMAAPKKRRTIEVNRTRRRAESKLIKVKLNIEPCPECGHLKQKHILCGFCYAKVCKETALIRHQIKAMEGGPLGAPTVETVVLYVDETPSELDKDKRIVERPRKRPAWFGQ
- the ccdc127a gene encoding coiled-coil domain-containing protein 127a is translated as MNNLNDPPRWNIQPDPRERGEGGADGNQWNYALLVPMLGLAAFRWIWTRESQREIEKVKAKYNKDVFLVKSELESRYEETLTERRRAVAALELELEKERQRVKGYRQAMISQSHLLVEERKRLQQEREWLEEEKQRYVKSGAGRAVLHQAMEQQNEWFQRANGTLRELEAQLVERQNAYCSLFLPRDKRLEMERNMLLKAVKEPVTDELNLEADLKDIFNRDKHCANLMNMDKRKNGSLMWLYLKYWQLQVTVQKHKRTEAAIRGEDVEPQTK